GTGCCAACGTGCTAGCTGGCATCCTGCCTCGAAATGACGAGGCATGTCACCTGGATGGAAAAGGCAAATACACGCACGACACGCTACAGGACTACCCATCTGTGCCCACTCTGGTGCGGCTGCTGGGCAAACACAACATCATTCCCATCTTCGCCATCACCAACCACTCCTACACATACTATGAGGTAAGTAACGCCATCAACCACATTGGTATAAGCTTTGGCAGGTTGGCTGGATCTCACATTATTTTTGATGCTTAAGTTCTTGGTTGATCGGAGGCCTGGGCCTTTGGACATAGCAAACATAatgccctttttttcctccatcccTGCACTCTTCTGAGGTTGCAAGTTCATCCATTCCTACCCTACATAAATTAACATCTCCCTAAAACCTCCAATCCACTGCCTTCTTTCATTTGTAATGCTTGAACAAGCCCAGCTTCAGATCTCAGCATTCTTTCCCCAGACTGTCCATACTGGGCTCTCTGCAGTCTggattttgttcttttctctaGTTATAAACAGCCAGGGAGACAGCTTGTATATTTGTAACTGTCCTGTTTCTGTCCGCTTTGTGTTCATGATCATTGCTTTAAGTCCTCTTGatctctctgctgttctccATTCTCCTGCTGTAGAAATCCTGGGAATCACTCTGGAATAAATACCTGTCCTtctctgtatattttttctttggtttgcCCTTGCTGCTTCATCTTATGTAACATTTGTAGAATTCCATCCTTTTCATGAGATGGTGTGAGTTCTACACATGTCTGTGGTCAGGCTTTGGTCATTTCGCATTGCATTGTGGataatgtagtgtttttttgctttacttCCTCTGACACTCTCTTTTCTTAAGTTAGTAGAGAATTCTGCTCAGCTTTGCACTGCTCTTTCTTACCCCTCTATTGCTCAGATCTTTTCATTGGCCccctgttgttgttttgatcCAGTCCAAAAGCTTTGCTCCTGCTCACCGCTGTTATtcttcacattttattcaacttttgtatttttattttacagtttttgtttgagaatttttttttcttaatgcaaTTCATACTGTACACCCTATACATGAGGGTGGCTGCTAAAGgacatattattatatattatattgttattattaactATTGTTCACTGCTATTACTTCTAATACTACTATTAATGCTGATTGTGATagtaattataatgataataatattccAAATTATACTGATGACACCCTCCATCTGTTTGCAGAAGTTACATCACTACTTTCCTATTGCTGATGTGGGACAACTGCAAGAGGACTCTTCTAACATCCTAACTATCCTGGAAAAAGCCTTTGAGGTAAgagacacattttaattcattcatatacattcattcattcatttggcagatgctcttatctagaacGACTCACAGAAAGCATATAGTCATTAGTGCCGTTCTTGAAATTCCTTCATACATTCTGCTAACAAACCCAACAAGAACAACAGGAAAGATCAGGTATAGGGCTTATAATATGATGCTGATAGTTATCTGCcctactgtttttttctgtctcctctgtttcttGACCCCCCCACCGTGTGCTGTCCTACAGAACATCCGTTCAAAGATCAGCATACGGGCTGAGGAGAGACCCAAGGCTATAGATACACAGATCTTATCTGCCAGTGGCGCAACGACTGAGTCCGGCATCTTCAAAATTACACCTGGAGAAACTGTAAGCGGCATCGTTGGTAGTcactaatgttaatgttacaaataaaaagctgaaaagagaaaagacaaatgtcctgttttttttttcttttcagttcttGCTTGTGTCTCCTCATTTTGTGTGATGTGAGCGTCTCTCTGCCCCCTTCAGGGCACATTCAAGGTTCGAGTGAAAGCGCACGAGAAAGTCGGTGAGCAGCACGTGTGCCAAATGCCTGACCAGGAGCGGGAGGGCACCATGAGGGTCAAACCCACTACCTTCAGTGCCGCCCTCAGGATTAACACTGGGGTCATCTGTGAGGTCTGCGACTGCGAGAAGGTATGGAGCGCAGGAGCAGGGTGGTGTGGAGGAAATATGAGGGGAGGCTGAAgaggaataaatatttttacagtttcgGAGAGTGATGGAAAGTGGGCTCTAGTGCTTAAACGTACATTGGAGCGGTGCCAGGAGATTCCACCACCCTTTTCCCACTTAAGTATTTATTCAGAGTCGGGCAGATGTTTGCTCTGGGTGATTGCACAGTGCGTGAGCTGTGTGTCTTGTGTTGCTGCTGGTGTTCTGGTGCCTGGGACCTCACTCCGGGTCTCTCTGCTATTGATTGCAGACCCCCAGCAGGAAAGCGAAGAGATGCAATGGCAACGGGGACCTGGTCTGTGGGAAGTGCCAGTGCCATGACGGCTGGTGAGGCTCGCGCTGAGACTCCGCAGGCAGACTCCATTTGAAAAGAAACCGATGGGAGAAAAGTCGAACGCCGTAGACTCTTTTAAGCAAAAAGTGTGAAAGAGTGTGGAACAGCAGTCGTAATCACAATGCTGGTCATAATGATtatatcacttttttttaacaactaGCTGTAAAATTTCCGCTCATCATGTTATGAGCCAGCAGACGAAGGTTAAGTGCACATCCACAACGAAACCTGTAATCCTTTATGTAATTGTTAATGTGCTTTGGTGTAACATCTTCATCAGAATGCATTAGCGGTATAATGGTGGCCGCGCCCCTGACCatgctgtgtctgcaggctcGGGCCCTTCTGTAactgctcctccagcagcacatCGGACAGCAACAGCTGCTTGGCGCCAGGCATGACACAGCCCTGCTCAGGCCGTGGGGACTGTCTGTGTGGCAAGTGCCTCTGCTACAACCCCAAGCAGTACGAGGGCCCCTACTGCCAGTTCGACAAGACTCAGTGCCAGCGCTTCAGCGGCTTCCTGTGCAACGGTAAGGTTTACTTTTGGTGGCCGTCGCAATGGATGCTTGCGctgcgtatgagtgtgtgtgtgtgtctgtttctgtgcgTGTTCATTGAGGTCTGAACATGTGTCTGTAGATCGCGGAAGCTGCTTcatgggtcagtgtgtgtgtgatgatggctGGGAAGGATCGGCCTGTGAGTGTCCCAAGAGCAACCAGACCTGTGTGGACAGTAGAGGGGTGAGAGCCGCCACTGTCCCAGTCTGCCAGGGAAACACTTATTATCACATTCTCTCTCATGTGGTGAGTTTAACCACGTGACTGAGAGTCTTCCGTGTCTGCCGTAGGGGATCTGCAACAATCGTGGCACATGCAAGTGTGGACGCTGTGAGTGCGAAGCCTCCCAGACGCCGCTGAGCTCAGTCTGTGAAGCCAATTTCCAGGTGAGCAAGATGGCCGTgcacagttgtgtgtgtgtgtgtgtgtgtttgtttgtctgtgtgtgtgtgtctggggagGGACATGACTACAGCTGATGTACCAGTGAGAATATGGTATACTCCTATGTTTTCACCTGCTGTGGTCACAACTCCTTCGTCCAGGCCCAGCTGGGGATGTGTGAAGGCCTGCGCAGCTGTGTCCAGTGTTGGGCCTGGAATACGGGAGAGAAGAAGGGAAAGTGTAAGGACTGCAACTTCAACTTCGTCAAGGTGGATGAGCTCCAGAAGAGTGAGTGCAGCACAGAACACACTCGCAGAGCGTTTCAGCTAGGCTGTCCGAGAGGTGGCGGGGAGAGGTGTGATCTcggtgtgctgtgtttgcagagGAGGACGTGATTGAAACCTGCACTTTCCGGGATGAGGACGACGACTGCACCTACCACTTCACTGTAGACTATCCCACCACCCCTGCTAAAGAGTATGACGTCCAGGTGCTCAAGAAGAAAGGTGagtttagtttgtgtgtgtgtgtgtgtgtgtgtgtgtgtgtgtcctctcaCATTATCGTGAATGGTGTTGTCTTGCTGTGTTCCAGAATGCCCTCCTGGAGGTTTCCTGTGGCTCATCCCCCTCATCATGTTCCtcatgctgctgctgggcctgctgcttctgtgctgctggaggtaCTGCGCCTGCTGCAAGGTACAGCGCCCGCGCCCACTGACCGCCCACCCAGAGCCCGCGCTCCTCTGTGTCCTCAGTAAATTCACCACCTCTGATGACTGCACACCTCTGTACTTCCGAGAACTTTGTGGGTCCTCCCACAAGGGCCTTAACTGAAATGCGTCCTCCGCGGTGTGAATATTCATGTAATGTCCGTTTATGCCTTTAACcctcgctctccccctctctgtctctctcaggccTGCCtggcactgctgccctgctgtgGAAGAGGTGGGTACCTAAGATGCTTCCTGTGTCTTGgatatcacattacattacattcatttagcagatgctcttatccagagcgactcccagcacaatagaacgtaagtgtgtccattcaagttgaatgagcaacagtgtccgACTaggctaacgacactcccagACCCATGAGTGTAAGCATAATGCTATTCAAgcccaagttaacttgtgcaaacTGACTAGACAAGTGAAGCCAAGGATACTACATACATCGCTAGACCACAGAATCAGAAACTCATTGTGatattacacataaaataaacagcaagtaatacatgTAGCAATATTCATAGAGCAATACTTCATAGCTCTGGGCATATTTTATCACTTGGTGAGATGACATGAGCCCTCCGTGTGAACGTGTCTTGACACCGTAGAGTAATGAATAATACCTGTGAAGCTGCACTGTGTTCATGACtacttgctttattttttagGTCGCATGGTGGGCTTCAAGGAGGACCAGTATATGTTGCGTCAATccctcctgacctctgaccacTTGGACACACCAATGGTGCGCACTGGACCACCCAAGAGCACCGACGTGGTGCGCTGGAAGATCACCGACAACGTGCACCGCCCACCCAACCATCCGCTGGCACAAATTATGCCAAATCCCAAAGAGATCAGTGAGTCGCCTAGTGCCTAGCGCCAGTCTATGCCGCTGAAAAGTCAAGGCCATTGAAGAAATCCATGAAGTGTTGAAGAAATTCCAAAAACTATAtctctgtcacttcctgtttctccctTGTCCCCCTCTTTGCCCCAACTAaccattttttcctgttctccttctcctcacCTTCAATTTCCAGTCCCGCACCCAATTTCTCTACGACTTAATCGCCTGTTCTCCGAGAGCCTGTCCCGCCCTGAAGCCCGGGACACCGAAATTTTGCGTAGAGAGGTGGATGACAACGTGAGTGACACTTAACTTTGTGCTGGGAATTTGTGGAGAGAAGCTGTTTTGCTGGTTCACTAGCATGACTCATGTTGTACTGTGTTTGTCCCTATCACAGCTCAATGAAGTTTACAAGCAGATCCCTGGCGCACAGAAGGTTCAGAAGACGAAATTCAGGTGAGCCAGATGGATTTGTACAGATGGACCACCTGTGCAGATGTATTTTATGAAGTGATAAATCAGTCTTGTATGCAAGTGGTAAACTTGCAAGTGGTAAACCCACATAatatgtgtatgaatatgttGTAAGGTTTCAAGTGGATTACTATTaggttttattatatttttgtatattgttctatgtatgtgtaacaataaaataaatattttaaatattattatattttgttctATGTTTGACGTTTTGAATGCTTTTCTTGTTTTAGGATCCAACCCAATGCTGGTAAAAGGTAATaaaaattatacaattatattattatatatatatcatatactgttatattataaatgtatattatgatacatttaataacattgaACTGCCAGAAATagacagaaaaattaaatgaaattcttCAATGTTTTCACTCAAAACTCAGAGTATTAGACTAGTTGAGCTTCAAACTTCAGGCGAAATGTTCCAGTTTTGCTAAAATCAGATGAGCAGAAAAAACTCCCTCAAGTGTCCCTCAGATAAAGCAAAAATGATTTGTGTAGTCTGCGCACTTTATTTCTAAGCAGTTGGAAATAAGTGATGTTCTGTATGACATTTTTGGACAAATTTCATGAAGTGTTTAATGGGCCTTAAAATATCATGAAATAGGCCCACTTAAAAAAAGGTTACaacaaacaggcaaaagaaTAATGATATAAATAATAAGACTATGGCTCATACCTAGCCGTGAGCCTTATCTGCCTCTTTATTCTTTCCCACAGGCAGAACCACACCATTGTGGACACAGTTCTGTCTGCACCCCGCTCTACCTACCCTGACATTGTCAAACTGACAGAGAAGCAGGTCCAAGCCGCCAACTTCGGAGACCTGAAAGTTGTACCTGGCTACTACACTGTGGccaatgacagaggtcagaCCCCGACCACGCCTATGCACGCTtgcacatacgtacacacacttctgtatcTGACAGCAAAGACCTCATTTCAATatgttttcctttccctccTGACCCTGGCCTTGTAGAAGCGACAGGAGCAGTGGAGATGCAGGAGGGTGTTGAGATGGTGGATGTGCGTGTGCCGCTCTTCATCAAGGACGAAGACGATGATGAGAAGCAGCTGCGGGTGGAGGCCCTGGATGTTCCTCTTGGCATCGCTGAGATTGGCCGGCGCTTTGTCAACATCACAGTAATCAAGGAGCATGGTGAGAGCCAATCACACCTGCCACCCCTGAACTCCCATCCCTGAGCCCTGAGATTGGCCCACACCAAATATACTTCTGTTTaccacacattcattcattcagcataGTTGCACCTAGGATTATTTATTACACTGATGAAAAATGGCCACAGTGAAAGACATTACAGCTCTGATTTGGATTTCCCATGAAGTTTCATAGACTAGCAGTATGAAACACTCCTCAAGTATTCTGGCCCACAGTGGGTGGTGCCACCCGATGCCCTTTGCTGCCCCCTAGTGCCTAGCATTGTGTTAGCACTGCTGGAAGTGAGTCTGATGTACTGTGCTCCCTCCTTCACAGCAAAGAGCGTCCTGACTTTCCTGCAGCCCTCGTACACTTACAGCCGGCAGGACGGCGTGGCTAATATCCCTATCAGCCGTGAGATCATCGAAGATGGGCGCACACAGGTCACCTACAGCACCCGTGACCTCACTGCCAAGGACAAGAAGGTGACATGCCCACGAcacctgtttgtttgtctttgctCTCAAGGCATTGCTTTCATGCAGGCAGTCATGAAGCTGAAGTTCCATTCCAGTTGTACAGATATGATGTTGAGAAGAATaggcatatttttaaatatatttgacGTTTGCCAACAGTtgtctcctctccttctccctctctccctctgcctcacctgcTTGATCCTGCTTCCTTCTCCATCCTGCTTCCTTCTCTGTCCCATACTTTCGTTCACAGGATTATGTCTCAGTGGAAGGAGACCTGACCTATCAGCCGGGAGAGACCCAGAAGATGGTGCCCGTGAAGCTGCTGGAGCTAGGCGAGGCCGACGCCCTTCTGGATGATAAGCAGGTCAAGCAGTTCGTCATGGACCTGAGCAATCCACGACAGGGTGCCAAGCTGGGCAGATATCCCCGCACCACCGTCACCATCACCGACCAGCCAGGTGAGCGGAGGGATGTCCGCCTCTCTAATAACAGACCGTGAATGTGCTCTGATTAGTGTCTCTGTCCCCTCTTTATGAAAACCAAAACCGATTATTTCCTGGAACAGGCTCAAGGTATTaaagattaattaattacaacttaaatggaaatgcaaacacaaaccagATCAAGGGGATTCAAGGGAACTGGCAGTTTGTTTCTTTAGAAGAATGTGAAACTGACTGAGAGtagacagtgacagtgacagcactgcagtgagctGCAAGGATTAAGTCCAGTGTGCTCAAGGCACTTAACCTCTCCGCTCCTGTTGAGTGCAGAGCCCAGTGTGATGATGTTCAAGAAGAGCACCCAAAACTACACGACTTACGACCCAAGCTACTCCATCCCTGTGGTGAGGACCCGCAACCAGGAGGGCCCGGCCACCGTGCACTGGCGTACCCGAAAGGCCTCACGCTTCGACCTGTCGGGCGCCCTCAAGTTCGGTCCGGGTGAGACGGAGAAAAACGTGGTGATAGACCCGCTGGCGTACGCTGGCCCCGTCAAACCTGAAACCTTCCAGCTGGAGCTGTTTGACCCCAGTAGCAACGCTGTCGTCGGGGAGAGGAAGACCACCCTTGTCAATGTCACAGACCGTGGTGAGTAGTACAGGTCCCCACGATAGCAACAGTCTATGAACACTGGCATACGCAagaacacattcacacacacacacacacacacacaattttgaCAATTAGTGACCTTTGCATGATTGAAGAAAGCACCAAGAACATTCTGATGTGAAAAACTCCACTCCCTGAAAAGAAGGCCTTGTCTGGCTCATCTTCCACAGGCGACAATGCAATGCAGACCATGGGGTTTGTCAGCCAGGTAGCCCAGTCACCTGGAGGACGGATGTTTCCCCCAGGAAACATCAAAGCCACCGCCACTGGGCCTAAAAACATTCGTCTCAATTGGACTCCGGCTACCAACGCCCTTGGCTACAAGGTAAGAGAGACATGTGCAGACTCACAATAATGTCCAGGGTAtatacaatgcattttttagATCACTTCACTCTTCCACTCTTCGTCATCTTCCTTTGtctgctctcactctctttaTTGCATATTGTTGGAAAGTGTAAAGGTTATTTTACCCCTCCctaattttctgttttgtattagTCTGTCAAGCCTGGTTAAATGTTCATCTCTTTGTTCTCAGGTAAAATACTGGATTCAGGGAGACCCAGAGGCTGATGCTCAGGTGATTGACTGCAAGACACCACAGGCAGAGCTGACCAACCTGTACCCCTACTGCGACTATGAGATGCGTGTCTGTTCCTACAATGCAATGGGAGACGGACATTACAGTGACGTGGTGTACTGTCAGACACTGGAGGATGGTACGTCTGGTCTTTCTGCTATGCTGCTGTGAATTGAGGCAGTAACCAGTACAAAAACAAGCATTGTGGTGCTTTAAAGATCTAAACTCAACACACGTATGTACGTTGGATGCACTTCTCTGGTCAAGCAAAGCCTGAGTGCAATGATAAAGGCCCTTTTGATTTTGGATATCCTCTCTGTGGGAACAAACAAGAGTTTCCAAAAGGTTTAGTCATTTTCACCTTTTACCCATTTGCCTCCCTCAGTTCCCAGTGAGCCTGGTCGCCTGGCCTTTAATGTCATCAGCCCAACTGTCACTCAGCTGAGCTGGGCGGAGCCAGCTGAGACCAATGGCATCATCACTGCCTACGAAGTCAACTACACACCCATCGATGAGGACGGCAGTAAGATGCTTTtggctttctctctccttccccttaTAGATATGAACAGAATTAGCTGGATGATCTCAGAAGGAGCAGAGATCATCTGTAATGtgataattatgataattatgTCTCAGCCTGTTGCTTTGTGCAGCTCCTGACACCTTGTCTGAATCCTTGTCAACCGCAGAGCACACGGGTCCCACGAAGAAGGTGAAGATTGACAACCCTAAGAAGCGCATGCTGTTAATTGAGAACCTGCAGGCCTCGCAGACCTATATCTACAATGTCCGTGCTTGCAACAGTGTTGGCTGGGGACCCTTCAGAGATGCCACCATCAACCTGGCCACGCAGCCTAACAGGCCCATGTCCAGTAAGtccagagagcagagaaagaggaagacagcagAGGCAGAAGAATGTTAAACGATACAGAAGGCTGACTTTAAGTTGAGAAAAGAGATAAATGAGAGcacaacagaagaacagaacaggagagcacagggaactgagcagaaagagagagtagaGTGGGGCTACAATTGGCATATATCTGACAGTAGCTGAACTGGACAGATTAGCTTTAAAAACCTAAATCAAGTAAAGTTaaaagaatttcagaatttAATCCGTCACTTGCTTACATGTGTTTTGCGCTCTGCTTGTACCTTGTAATGCATCTGAAGTCAACTTGGATAAGGACAGTTGCAAAATTTCCATAAGATTATTAGTCCATGTAATAAGGTGCAATTGCATTCTTCTGCATTCTGCACCAAACATTTTTTCTGATGGCCGGTAATAACCGCTCTCTTTGTGCATTTTACCTCTGATCAGTTCCCATCATTCCCGACATCCCCATTGTGGATGCGGATGCGGGTGAGGGCTACGACAGCTACCTGATGTACAGCAGTGAGGTCTTACGTTCCCCAGGTGGCAGCAAGAGGCCCAGCATGTCTGATGAAGGTTGGTATAGAGGCACTGCCACGTAGCACAGTCTCCTGACATGCACCCTGTATCCTATGCCCTATATATTTTACCATACACTGTAGCACATTTCAAAAGCCTTTACTAAGCTTTTAATCAGAATGCACTTTGTTGCACATATTAGTCCCCATTTACCCTCTTTCCCCTTGCACACTAAAATGTACTCATATACATGCTGTAAAACATCAGTACATCCCACTAGCTACACATGTATtgggaatgtatttttttttcttgcataaGAAACACCACCCTCCCTCCCGATCTGCATCAGCAACTCTGATTCAGTACAGCCTTCTTCTGGACCGCTACATAGCTTCCTCCACTTACCTCAGACTGTCATTTTGAGCTctatggatttattt
This genomic stretch from Megalops cyprinoides isolate fMegCyp1 chromosome 1, fMegCyp1.pri, whole genome shotgun sequence harbors:
- the itgb4 gene encoding integrin beta-4 isoform X1 — protein: MGRWAVHLSLGVVLFTLYWTSSHAEQVNHCLAAQVSTCSECIQTGRGCSYCPDEIFDFPRCDLYGNLVEHKCSTPVTVKSEVITKEKKQINVMLRQSQVAPQLMTMRLTPGEEREVEMQVFEPGRGPLDLYILMDFSNSMSDDLDNLKKMGAQLAELVGKLSDDYTIGFGKFVDKVSEPQTDMRPSKLKEPWPNSDPPFSFENVITLTSNITSFREKLQKERISGNLDAPEGGFDAILQAAVCQKEIGWRPDSTHLLVFSTESAFHYEADGANVLAGILPRNDEACHLDGKGKYTHDTLQDYPSVPTLVRLLGKHNIIPIFAITNHSYTYYEKLHHYFPIADVGQLQEDSSNILTILEKAFENIRSKISIRAEERPKAIDTQILSASGATTESGIFKITPGETGTFKVRVKAHEKVGEQHVCQMPDQEREGTMRVKPTTFSAALRINTGVICEVCDCEKTPSRKAKRCNGNGDLVCGKCQCHDGWLGPFCNCSSSSTSDSNSCLAPGMTQPCSGRGDCLCGKCLCYNPKQYEGPYCQFDKTQCQRFSGFLCNDRGSCFMGQCVCDDGWEGSACECPKSNQTCVDSRGGICNNRGTCKCGRCECEASQTPLSSVCEANFQAQLGMCEGLRSCVQCWAWNTGEKKGKCKDCNFNFVKVDELQKKEDVIETCTFRDEDDDCTYHFTVDYPTTPAKEYDVQVLKKKECPPGGFLWLIPLIMFLMLLLGLLLLCCWRYCACCKACLALLPCCGRGRMVGFKEDQYMLRQSLLTSDHLDTPMVRTGPPKSTDVVRWKITDNVHRPPNHPLAQIMPNPKEIIPHPISLRLNRLFSESLSRPEARDTEILRREVDDNLNEVYKQIPGAQKVQKTKFRIQPNAGKRQNHTIVDTVLSAPRSTYPDIVKLTEKQVQAANFGDLKVVPGYYTVANDREATGAVEMQEGVEMVDVRVPLFIKDEDDDEKQLRVEALDVPLGIAEIGRRFVNITVIKEHAKSVLTFLQPSYTYSRQDGVANIPISREIIEDGRTQVTYSTRDLTAKDKKDYVSVEGDLTYQPGETQKMVPVKLLELGEADALLDDKQVKQFVMDLSNPRQGAKLGRYPRTTVTITDQPEPSVMMFKKSTQNYTTYDPSYSIPVVRTRNQEGPATVHWRTRKASRFDLSGALKFGPGETEKNVVIDPLAYAGPVKPETFQLELFDPSSNAVVGERKTTLVNVTDRGDNAMQTMGFVSQVAQSPGGRMFPPGNIKATATGPKNIRLNWTPATNALGYKVKYWIQGDPEADAQVIDCKTPQAELTNLYPYCDYEMRVCSYNAMGDGHYSDVVYCQTLEDVPSEPGRLAFNVISPTVTQLSWAEPAETNGIITAYEVNYTPIDEDGKHTGPTKKVKIDNPKKRMLLIENLQASQTYIYNVRACNSVGWGPFRDATINLATQPNRPMSIPIIPDIPIVDADAGEGYDSYLMYSSEVLRSPGGSKRPSMSDEDQFNGKWDQSFLYPGGTGSLTRNMTTSSSSHTQISSQLSPSYRGAGGTMNIETTTTYLSGQGNSLSRRQGATTRTEEVVLRKRSERGYYDSDGVRDSIVMVDMPGGFTDSLGGSGYSKTLVNYSVGHSSRARTQSEDVNDALQNLDRVLQDSRLNPGVPDTPTRLVFSALGPTALKVSWQEPHCERDVLGYCVLYQLLNGGEVKRIDVPSPSENSVVVKDLLPNHSYIFKVKAQSQEGWGPEREGVITIESAVDPKSPLSPVPGSPFTLSTPSAPGPLVFTALSPDALQLSWDKPRKPNGDILGYVVSCEQLHGGGDVRSFQVSGDNAETSLTVSDLTENVPYKFKVQARTTQGFGPEREGIITIESQDGGNMSQYNSQSMTRREVFQLPGEVSTLTNVSHTTFNDPFFSDGMMMTTQHTETRGTVTRHITKEVVSRGVVSGTSMTKRVEKFYEA
- the itgb4 gene encoding integrin beta-4 isoform X2; this encodes MGRWAVHLSLGVVLFTLYWTSSHAEQVNHCLAAQVSTCSECIQTGRGCSYCPDEIFDFPRCDLYGNLVEHKCSTPVTVKSEVITKEKKQINVMLRQSQVAPQLMTMRLTPGEEREVEMQVFEPGRGPLDLYILMDFSNSMSDDLDNLKKMGAQLAELVGKLSDDYTIGFGKFVDKVSEPQTDMRPSKLKEPWPNSDPPFSFENVITLTSNITSFREKLQKERISGNLDAPEGGFDAILQAAVCQKEIGWRPDSTHLLVFSTESAFHYEADGANVLAGILPRNDEACHLDGKGKYTHDTLQDYPSVPTLVRLLGKHNIIPIFAITNHSYTYYEKLHHYFPIADVGQLQEDSSNILTILEKAFENIRSKISIRAEERPKAIDTQILSASGATTESGIFKITPGETGTFKVRVKAHEKVGEQHVCQMPDQEREGTMRVKPTTFSAALRINTGVICEVCDCEKTPSRKAKRCNGNGDLVCGKCQCHDGWLGPFCNCSSSSTSDSNSCLAPGMTQPCSGRGDCLCGKCLCYNPKQYEGPYCQFDKTQCQRFSGFLCNDRGSCFMGQCVCDDGWEGSACECPKSNQTCVDSRGGICNNRGTCKCGRCECEASQTPLSSVCEANFQAQLGMCEGLRSCVQCWAWNTGEKKGKCKDCNFNFVKVDELQKKEDVIETCTFRDEDDDCTYHFTVDYPTTPAKEYDVQVLKKKECPPGGFLWLIPLIMFLMLLLGLLLLCCWRYCACCKACLALLPCCGRGRMVGFKEDQYMLRQSLLTSDHLDTPMVRTGPPKSTDVVRWKITDNVHRPPNHPLAQIMPNPKEIIPHPISLRLNRLFSESLSRPEARDTEILRREVDDNLNEVYKQIPGAQKVQKTKFRIQPNAGKRQNHTIVDTVLSAPRSTYPDIVKLTEKQVQAANFGDLKVVPGYYTVANDREATGAVEMQEGVEMVDVRVPLFIKDEDDDEKQLRVEALDVPLGIAEIGRRFVNITVIKEHAKSVLTFLQPSYTYSRQDGVANIPISREIIEDGRTQVTYSTRDLTAKDKKDYVSVEGDLTYQPGETQKMVPVKLLELGEADALLDDKQVKQFVMDLSNPRQGAKLGRYPRTTVTITDQPEPSVMMFKKSTQNYTTYDPSYSIPVVRTRNQEGPATVHWRTRKASRFDLSGALKFGPGETEKNVVIDPLAYAGPVKPETFQLELFDPSSNAVVGERKTTLVNVTDRGDNAMQTMGFVSQVAQSPGGRMFPPGNIKATATGPKNIRLNWTPATNALGYKVKYWIQGDPEADAQVIDCKTPQAELTNLYPYCDYEMRVCSYNAMGDGHYSDVVYCQTLEDVPSEPGRLAFNVISPTVTQLSWAEPAETNGIITAYEVNYTPIDEDGKHTGPTKKVKIDNPKKRMLLIENLQASQTYIYNVRACNSVGWGPFRDATINLATQPNRPMSIPIIPDIPIVDADAGEGYDSYLMYSSEVLRSPGGSKRPSMSDEDQFNGKWDQSFLYPGGTGSLTRNMTTSSSSHTQISSQLSPSYRGAGGTMNIETTTTYLSGQGNSLSRRQGATTRTEEVVLRKRSERGYYDSDGVRDSIVMVDMPGGFTDSLDSRLNPGVPDTPTRLVFSALGPTALKVSWQEPHCERDVLGYCVLYQLLNGGEVKRIDVPSPSENSVVVKDLLPNHSYIFKVKAQSQEGWGPEREGVITIESAVDPKSPLSPVPGSPFTLSTPSAPGPLVFTALSPDALQLSWDKPRKPNGDILGYVVSCEQLHGGGDVRSFQVSGDNAETSLTVSDLTENVPYKFKVQARTTQGFGPEREGIITIESQDGGNMSQYNSQSMTRREVFQLPGEVSTLTNVSHTTFNDPFFSDGMMMTTQHTETRGTVTRHITKEVVSRGVVSGTSMTKRVEKFYEA